The Neochlamydia sp. S13 genome has a segment encoding these proteins:
- the dnaN gene encoding DNA polymerase III subunit beta: MKFVIATQELNYLINKCLNAVAQKSTIPILSNFLIEAINNELIITATDLTVGVRCFTEAKILEEGSTTLPAKRLAQLIRELTAMNVEISTSENEITEINAQTSRFKLNGMNKNEFPALPNVTDAVHFKIKQKILKDMLYRTAFAVSREDNRYVLTGVCLQVQGGTASFIGTDGKRLAKSQTTLNIDPSFQGTYVIPLKAVEEILKNLEEEGEAIVFLMQDKIAIKASNTTIISKLLAGEYPDVNRVIPSQTGITVNLHREELMTLLRQISLFAAENNHSVRFTFDEGELKLTANTMEIGEGKVSMPVNYKGEKLEIAFNPHFFLDILRHSKNETISLGITDPYNPGLISDFNYDQTEEEKESEQSSLFVLMPMRLSED; this comes from the coding sequence ATGAAATTCGTCATAGCCACACAAGAGCTTAATTATTTAATTAATAAGTGTCTTAATGCAGTTGCTCAAAAATCTACTATTCCTATTCTTTCTAACTTTTTGATCGAAGCTATTAATAATGAGCTCATTATTACAGCTACAGATTTAACAGTAGGCGTCCGCTGCTTTACTGAAGCAAAAATTCTTGAGGAGGGATCTACAACATTGCCTGCTAAGCGCTTGGCTCAGTTAATACGTGAGTTGACAGCGATGAATGTGGAAATTTCTACTTCAGAAAATGAAATCACTGAAATTAATGCTCAAACTTCGCGCTTTAAGTTAAATGGAATGAACAAAAATGAGTTTCCCGCCCTACCTAATGTGACAGATGCCGTGCATTTCAAAATTAAACAAAAAATTTTGAAAGACATGCTTTATCGTACAGCTTTTGCAGTTTCTCGTGAAGACAATCGTTATGTGCTCACAGGAGTATGTTTGCAAGTGCAGGGAGGAACAGCTTCCTTTATTGGAACGGATGGAAAGCGTCTAGCAAAATCCCAAACTACCCTTAATATCGATCCATCTTTCCAAGGTACTTACGTGATTCCTCTTAAAGCGGTAGAGGAAATTCTTAAAAATCTGGAAGAAGAGGGCGAAGCTATAGTGTTTTTAATGCAGGACAAAATTGCTATCAAAGCTTCTAATACGACTATTATTAGTAAACTATTAGCAGGAGAGTATCCTGATGTTAACCGTGTCATCCCTTCTCAAACTGGGATAACCGTCAATCTCCACCGTGAAGAATTGATGACTTTATTGCGCCAAATCTCCCTTTTTGCTGCAGAAAATAATCACTCCGTTCGTTTTACTTTCGACGAAGGTGAGTTGAAATTGACAGCCAACACGATGGAAATAGGAGAAGGTAAAGTAAGCATGCCGGTAAATTATAAAGGGGAGAAGTTAGAAATTGCTTTTAACCCTCATTTCTTTTTAGATATTTTGCGTCATAGTAAAAATGAAACTATTTCCCTGGGAATTACTGATCCTTATAATCCTGGCTTGATTAGTGACTTTAATTATGACCAAACTGAAGAGGAGAAAGAATCAGAACAAAGCTCGCTGTTTGTGTTAATGCCTATGCGCTTGAGTGAAGATTAG
- a CDS encoding DNA replication/repair protein RecF, with product MSSGLFLQKLYLRYFRRYEEATFDFTPAINTIVGPNAYGKTTILEAIQLLINGRSFRTQQISDMIQYGQKYFHIEACFIKQGIAQTLKILYDGSERKIIHNSTAFSSVANLLGILQGVVLTPDSTSLIKGSPLLRRHFLDLQIAQIDPLYVHYLTRYIGAMRQRNVLLKKNEMLAIQTWEQEMAGAAAYVTLQREQTIADLQKWGNGLYGMLTAETAPLSLEYKNSSRQIKDMQLLRQHYLQQWDKLRLREKEVGMTLYGPHRDDLLIKIGDREVRLFASEGQQRSCVMALRLAEWQRLRELSQELPLMLIDDVGVSLDTTRRQKLLIHLKTLGQVFITSTEEL from the coding sequence TTGAGTAGTGGTCTTTTTCTTCAAAAGCTATATTTACGCTATTTCCGTCGTTATGAGGAGGCCACTTTTGACTTTACCCCCGCAATTAATACGATTGTAGGCCCTAATGCTTATGGTAAAACCACCATTTTAGAGGCGATCCAGCTGTTAATAAATGGCCGCTCTTTCCGCACGCAGCAAATTTCCGATATGATTCAATATGGGCAAAAGTATTTTCATATTGAAGCATGCTTCATTAAGCAAGGCATAGCGCAAACACTCAAGATTCTTTATGATGGCAGTGAGCGAAAAATTATACATAATAGTACAGCTTTTTCGTCAGTAGCTAACCTATTAGGCATTTTACAAGGAGTCGTCTTAACTCCTGACAGTACTTCTTTAATAAAAGGTTCTCCTTTATTACGGCGGCATTTTCTCGATCTGCAGATTGCCCAGATAGATCCTTTATATGTACATTATTTGACGCGTTATATAGGCGCTATGAGGCAACGTAATGTTTTATTAAAGAAAAACGAAATGCTTGCTATCCAAACTTGGGAGCAAGAGATGGCAGGAGCCGCAGCTTATGTGACCCTGCAAAGAGAGCAAACGATTGCAGATCTACAAAAATGGGGAAATGGGTTATACGGAATGTTAACTGCGGAGACTGCGCCTTTGAGTTTGGAATACAAAAATAGTAGCCGCCAAATAAAGGATATGCAGCTTTTGCGTCAACATTATCTGCAGCAATGGGATAAGCTTCGTTTACGCGAAAAAGAAGTGGGGATGACTTTGTATGGCCCCCATCGTGATGATTTGTTAATAAAGATAGGCGATCGTGAAGTGCGTTTGTTTGCAAGTGAAGGGCAACAACGTAGTTGCGTCATGGCTCTTCGATTAGCGGAATGGCAGCGGCTACGGGAATTAAGCCAAGAACTGCCTTTAATGCTGATTGACGATGTAGGGGTTAGCTTAGATACTACACGTCGGCAAAAACTTTTGATCCACTTAAAAACTTTAGGGCAAGTTTTTATCACCTCCACCGAAGAACTTTAA